Proteins co-encoded in one Ziziphus jujuba cultivar Dongzao chromosome 9, ASM3175591v1 genomic window:
- the LOC107427052 gene encoding ferredoxin--nitrite reductase, chloroplastic — MHHSLLLHISTSLLFSISLFLSTIFSTMSSFSVRFLSSPPLSSPPPQITRLSATPATPATPATSVSPAVAPAEVEVDSGRLEPRVEERDGFWVLKEKFRQGINPPEKVKLEKEPMKLFMEGGIQELAKMSVEEIDKVKLTKDDIDVRLKWLGLFHRRKHQYGRFMMRLKLPNGVTTSAQTRYLASVIRKYGKDGCADVTTRQNWQIRGVVLSDVPEILKGLAEVGLTSLQSGMDNVRNPVGNPLAGIDPQEIVDTRPYTNLLSQFITANSRGNPTITNLPRKWNVCVVGSHDLFEHPHINDLAYMPATKDGKFGFNLLVGGFFSPKRCAEAIPLDAWVSVDDVIPVCKAILETYRDLGTRGNRQKTRMMWLIDELGIEVFRSEVEKRMPEQKLERASAEELVEKQWERRDYLGVHPQRQEGLSYVGLHIPVGRVQADDMDELARLADEYGTGELRLTVEQNIIIPNIENSKLDALLKEPLLGDKFSPEPSILMKGLVACTGNQFCGQAIIETKARALKVTEEVERLVSVTGPVRMHWTGCPNTCGQVQVADIGFMGCMTRDENGKPCEGVDVYLGGRIGSDSHLGEVYKKSVPCKNLVPLVVDILISQFGAVSREREEAED, encoded by the exons ATGCACCACTCTCTCCTCCTCCACATTTCCACGTCTCTGcttttctctatctctctctttctctcaactaTTTTCTCCACCATGTCATCGTTCTCTGTTCGGTTTCTGTCATCACCTCCTCTTTCCTCTCCACCACCTCAAATTACGAGGCTCTCTGCCACCCCTGCCACCCCTGCCACCCCTGCCACCTCTGTTTCTCCGGCGGTGGCGCCGGCGGAGGTGGAGGTTGACTCCGGGAGGTTGGAGCCCAGAGTGGAGGAGAGAGATGGGTTCTGGGTTTTGAAGGAAAAGTTCAGACAAGGTATTAATCCTCCGGAGAAAGTTAAGCTTGAGAAAGAGCCCATGAAGCTGTTCATGGAAGGTGGGATTCAAGAGCTTGCTAAGATGTCTGTTGAGGAGATTGATAAAGTTAAGTTGACAAAGGATGATATTGATGTCAGGCTCAAATGGCTTGGTCTTTTTCATAGGAGAAAGCATCAGT ATGGTAGATTTATGATGAGGCTGAAGCTGCCAAATGGTGTGACAACAAGTGCACAAACAAGATACCTAGCCAGTGTGATCAGAAAATATGGAAAAGATGGTTGTGCAGACGTGACAACAAGGCAAAATTGGCAAATCCGTGGTGTGGTTTTGTCCGATGTTCCGGAAATTCTGAAGGGTCTTGCTGAAGTTGGATTAACAAGCTTGCAGAGTGGCATGGACAATGTTAGAAACCCAGTTGGGAACCCTCTTGCTGGGATTGACCCACAAGAAATTGTTGACACAAGACCCTATACAAACTTGTTGTCCCAATTTATCACCGCAAATTCTCGTGGAAATCCAACTATAACTAACTT GCCAAGGAAGTGGAATGTTTGTGTAGTGGGCTCTCATGATCTATTTGAGCACCCTCACATCAATGATCTTGCTTACATGCCAGCCACAAAAGATGGAAAATTCGGATTCAATTTGCTTGTGGGAGGCTTTTTTAGTCCAAAAAGATGTGCTGAGGCAATTCCTCTGGATGCCTGGGTCTCAGTAGATGATGTTATCCCTGTTTGCAAAGCCATACTCGAGACCTATAGGGATCTTGGCACCCGAGGAAACAGGCAAAAAACAAGAATGATGTGGTTGATCGATGAACTA GGCATAGAAGTGTTCAGGTCAGAAGTAGAGAAGAGAATGCCCGAGCAAAAGCTTGAGAGAGCATCTGCTGAAGAACTTGTTGAGAAACAATGGGAAAGAAGAGACTATCTAGGTGTCCATCCACAGAGACAAGAAGGTCTAAGCTATGTGGGTCTTCACATTCCAGTTGGTCGTGTCCAAGCAGATGATATGGACGAGCTAGCTCGTTTAGCCGACGAGTACGGTACAGGGGAACTTAGGCTCACCGTGGAGCAAAACATCATAATTCCCAACATCGAAAACTCAAAACTCGATGCCTTGCTCAAGGAGCCATTGCTTGGAGACAAGTTTTCACCAGAACCGTCTATTCTGATGAAGGGGTTGGTTGCTTGCACTGGAAACCAGTTCTGTGGGCAAGCCATCATTGAGACAAAGGCCAGGGCATTGAAGGTGACAGAGGAGGTGGAGAGGTTGGTGTCTGTGACCGGGCCAGTGAGGATGCATTGGACCGGCTGTCCGAATACGTGTGGACAAGTTCAGGTGGCGGATATTGGTTTCATGGGGTGCATGACACGGGATGAAAATGGGAAGCCTTGTGAAGGAGTGGATGTTTACTTGGGAGGGAGAATTGGGAGTGATTCACATTTGGGGGAGGTTTATAAGAAGAGTGTACCTTGCAAGAACTTAGTGCCTTTGGTTGTGGACATTTTGATTAGCCAATTCGGAGCCGTCTCTAGGGAGAGGGAAGAGGCAGAGGATTGA
- the LOC107427081 gene encoding glycoprotein 3-alpha-L-fucosyltransferase A: MGILTNLRGSRTGTTQEGIPISNGVSTVSKRKWSNLMPLFVAFVVIAEIGFLGRLDMAKNAALVDSWTDLFARSPPSHEVVHGVDGLGLGLTGGGDRSLELESCEDWLEKEDAVEYSRNFDKEPILVSGAEQEWRSCSVGCHFGVDAGKKPDAAFGLPQQAGTASVLRSMESAQYYGENNIDQARRRGYSVVMTTSLSSDVPVGYFSWAEYDIMAPVQPKTENALAAAFISNCGARNFRLQALEALERLNVKIDSYGGCHRNRDGRVDKVGALKHYKFSLAFENSNEEDYVTEKFFQSLVAGSVPVVIGAPNIEEFSPAPGAILHIKELSDVDSIAKRMKYLADNPEAYNQSLRWKYEGPSDSFKALVDMAAVHSSCRLCIHLATQIRENEEVSPGFKKRPCKCNRGSETVYHLYVRERGRFEMESIFLRSGTLTLEALESAVLSKFNSLKHVPIWKPERPEIIRGGDELKVYKIYPVGLTQRQALYNFTFEGDAGFRSHVEKNPCAKFEVIFV; encoded by the exons ATGGGTATACTCACGAATTTAAGAGGGTCGAGAACGGGGACGACCCAGGAAGGTATACCCATCTCTAATGGGGTTTCAACGGTGAGCAAGAGGAAATGGTCCAATCTGATGCCTCTGTTTGTAGCCTTTGTGGTTATAGCAGAGATCGGGTTTTTGGGTCGGCTTGACATGGCGAAGAACGCCGCTCTAGTTGATTCTTGGACCGACTTGTTCGCTCGTTCTCCACCGTCCCATGAAGTGGTTCATGGGGTTGATGGTTTGGGGTTGGGACTAACGGGTGGTGGTGATCGGAGTTTGGAATTGGAGAGTTGTGAGGACTGGTTGGAAAAAGAAGATGCTGTTGAGTATTCAAGGAATTTTGACAAGGAACCCATTTTGGTTTCTGGTGCTGAGCAG GAGTGGAGATCATGTTCCGTGGGATGTCATTTTGGGGTTGATGCTGGTAAGAAACCTGATGCCGCTTTTGGCTTACCTCAACAAGCTGGAACAGCTAGTGTCCTCCGATCAATGGAATCGGCTCAATACTATGGAGAGAACAATATTGATCAGGCACGACG AAGGGGGTATAGTGTTGTTATGACAACTAGTCTCTCATCAGATGTTCCTGTTGGATACTTTTCCTGGGCTGAGTATGATATTATGGCACCAGTGCAGCCAAAGACTGAGAATGCCCTTGCAGCTGCGTTTATTTCCAACTGTGGTGCTCGCAACTTCCGGCTGCAAGCTCTTGAAGCACTTGAAAGGTTAAATGTCAAGATAGATTCTTATGGTGGTTGCCATAGGAACCGTGATGGAAGAG TGGATAAAGTAGGAGCCCTGAAGCACTATAAATTTAGTTTGGCCTTTGAGAATTCCAATGAGGAGGATTATGTCACTGAAAAATTTTTCCAGTCCCTTGTTGCTG GATCTGTCCCTGTTGTTATTGGTGCTCCAAATATTGAAGAGTTCTCACCTGCTCCTGGTGCGATTTTACATATCAAGGAGTTAAGTGATGTTGACTCAATTGCAAAGAGAATGAAATACCTTGCCGATAATCCTGAAGCATATAATCAGTCATTAAG GTGGAAGTATGAGGGCCCATCTGATTCTTTCAAGGCTCTTGTGGATATGGCAGCGGTGCACTCATCTTGCCGACTTTGCATTCACCTGGCAACACAGATTCGTGAGAACGAGGAAGTGAGCCCAGGGTTCAAGAAACGACCTTGCAAGTGCAACAGAGGCTCAGAAACTGTGTATCACTTGTATGTAAGAGAAAGAGGAAGGTTTGAGATGGAATCTATTTTCTTAAG GTCTGGGACTCTGACTCTGGAGGCATTGGAGTCTGCGGTGCTCTCAAAGTTTAACTCATTGAAACATGTGCCTATTTGGAAGCCAGAAAGACCTGAAATCATAAGAGGAGGAGATGAACTTAAAGTTTACAAAATATATCCTGTTGGGTTGACACAGAGGCAAGCTTTATATAACTTCACATTTGAAGGGGATGCAGGCTTCAGAAGTCATGTGGAAAAGAACCCCTGTGCAAAATTTGAAGTCATATTCGTCTAG
- the LOC107427085 gene encoding cold-regulated protein 27 isoform X3, giving the protein MGENLPEDVPAPTSTDHEATEEGGQSKLTSANSDASAISVDNSKDFSLHCATATMGQSTEWTDERHSLYLDSLEASFVNDLYRSIYLGGSCLQNNFLGTYSSRAFPDKTNNSGQQFMAPRDGCWTKINYERNGTILNTAVDCHGMTGSPWIHHFTSSGKRQYVEFPDLDEHTSDNERIHIRGKLTDFNGRARSSNHKPVCDKCEEDSVGNITEVSDQNFVDEDHGAKSSRKPTAKRPKAVADDTSSNDQVVPSRKFHTTDVSVVNNASSEREEQRQGRNELLSEQPEDFIFPKSDLHYFLRGS; this is encoded by the exons atgggAGAGAATCTTCCGGAGGATGTTCCGGCTCCGACCTCTACAGATCACGAGGCCACGGAGGAGGGTGGCCAAAGTAAGTTGACTTCGGCGAACTCCGACGCCTCTGCCATTTCCGTTGATAATTCTAAAGATTTCTCGCTTCACTGCGCAACTGCGACAATG GGCCAGTCAACAGAGTGGACAGATGAGAGGCACAGTTTGTATCTTGATTCTTTAGAGGCATCATTTGTAAATGATTTGTATCGTTCGATATATTTGGGTGGCTCATGCttgcaaaataattttttggggACATATTCGTCACGAGCGTTTCCAGACAAGACTAATAATTCTGGACAG CAGTTCATGGCTCCTCGAGATGGCTGCTGGACGAAGATCAACTATGAAAGAAATGGAACTATTTTGAACACTGCAGTTGACTGCCATGGTATGACAGGAAGTCCATGGATACATCATTTTACATCTTCAGGCAAACGCCAGTATGTTGAATTTCCTGATCTTGACGAACATACATCTGACAATGAGAGAATCCACATAAGAGGGAAGCTGACCGACTTCAATGGGAGAGCAAGAAGTTCAAATCACAAACCTGTATGTGACAAATGCGAAGAAGATTCAGTTGGTAATATTACAG AGGTTTCTGATCAGAACTTTGTGGATGAAGACCATGGAGCAAAGTCAAGCCGCAAACCCACAGCAAAAAGGCCAAAAGCGGTTGCAGATGATACTTCCAGCAATGATCAA GTTGTGCCATCAAGAAAGTTCCATACAACAGATGTTTCGGTTGTTAATAATGCATCATCCGAAAGAGAAGAACAAAGACAAGGACGTAACGAATTGTTATCAGAGCAGCCTGAGGATTTCATTTTCCCCAAATCTGATCTTCATTACTTTTTAAGAGGAAGCTGA
- the LOC107427085 gene encoding cold-regulated protein 27 isoform X1 translates to MGENLPEDVPAPTSTDHEATEEGGQSKLTSANSDASAISVDNSKDFSLHCATATMLQGQSTEWTDERHSLYLDSLEASFVNDLYRSIYLGGSCLQNNFLGTYSSRAFPDKTNNSGQQFMAPRDGCWTKINYERNGTILNTAVDCHGMTGSPWIHHFTSSGKRQYVEFPDLDEHTSDNERIHIRGKLTDFNGRARSSNHKPVCDKCEEDSVGNITEVSDQNFVDEDHGAKSSRKPTAKRPKAVADDTSSNDQVVPSRKFHTTDVSVVNNASSEREEQRQGRNELLSEQPEDFIFPKSDLHYFLRGS, encoded by the exons atgggAGAGAATCTTCCGGAGGATGTTCCGGCTCCGACCTCTACAGATCACGAGGCCACGGAGGAGGGTGGCCAAAGTAAGTTGACTTCGGCGAACTCCGACGCCTCTGCCATTTCCGTTGATAATTCTAAAGATTTCTCGCTTCACTGCGCAACTGCGACAATG CTGCAGGGCCAGTCAACAGAGTGGACAGATGAGAGGCACAGTTTGTATCTTGATTCTTTAGAGGCATCATTTGTAAATGATTTGTATCGTTCGATATATTTGGGTGGCTCATGCttgcaaaataattttttggggACATATTCGTCACGAGCGTTTCCAGACAAGACTAATAATTCTGGACAG CAGTTCATGGCTCCTCGAGATGGCTGCTGGACGAAGATCAACTATGAAAGAAATGGAACTATTTTGAACACTGCAGTTGACTGCCATGGTATGACAGGAAGTCCATGGATACATCATTTTACATCTTCAGGCAAACGCCAGTATGTTGAATTTCCTGATCTTGACGAACATACATCTGACAATGAGAGAATCCACATAAGAGGGAAGCTGACCGACTTCAATGGGAGAGCAAGAAGTTCAAATCACAAACCTGTATGTGACAAATGCGAAGAAGATTCAGTTGGTAATATTACAG AGGTTTCTGATCAGAACTTTGTGGATGAAGACCATGGAGCAAAGTCAAGCCGCAAACCCACAGCAAAAAGGCCAAAAGCGGTTGCAGATGATACTTCCAGCAATGATCAA GTTGTGCCATCAAGAAAGTTCCATACAACAGATGTTTCGGTTGTTAATAATGCATCATCCGAAAGAGAAGAACAAAGACAAGGACGTAACGAATTGTTATCAGAGCAGCCTGAGGATTTCATTTTCCCCAAATCTGATCTTCATTACTTTTTAAGAGGAAGCTGA
- the LOC107427085 gene encoding cold-regulated protein 27 isoform X2 translates to MGENLPEDVPAPTSTDHEATEEGGQSKLTSANSDASAISVDNSKDFSLHCATATMLQGQSTEWTDERHSLYLDSLEASFVNDLYRSIYLGGSCLQNNFLGTYSSRAFPDKTNNSGQFMAPRDGCWTKINYERNGTILNTAVDCHGMTGSPWIHHFTSSGKRQYVEFPDLDEHTSDNERIHIRGKLTDFNGRARSSNHKPVCDKCEEDSVGNITEVSDQNFVDEDHGAKSSRKPTAKRPKAVADDTSSNDQVVPSRKFHTTDVSVVNNASSEREEQRQGRNELLSEQPEDFIFPKSDLHYFLRGS, encoded by the exons atgggAGAGAATCTTCCGGAGGATGTTCCGGCTCCGACCTCTACAGATCACGAGGCCACGGAGGAGGGTGGCCAAAGTAAGTTGACTTCGGCGAACTCCGACGCCTCTGCCATTTCCGTTGATAATTCTAAAGATTTCTCGCTTCACTGCGCAACTGCGACAATG CTGCAGGGCCAGTCAACAGAGTGGACAGATGAGAGGCACAGTTTGTATCTTGATTCTTTAGAGGCATCATTTGTAAATGATTTGTATCGTTCGATATATTTGGGTGGCTCATGCttgcaaaataattttttggggACATATTCGTCACGAGCGTTTCCAGACAAGACTAATAATTCTGGACAG TTCATGGCTCCTCGAGATGGCTGCTGGACGAAGATCAACTATGAAAGAAATGGAACTATTTTGAACACTGCAGTTGACTGCCATGGTATGACAGGAAGTCCATGGATACATCATTTTACATCTTCAGGCAAACGCCAGTATGTTGAATTTCCTGATCTTGACGAACATACATCTGACAATGAGAGAATCCACATAAGAGGGAAGCTGACCGACTTCAATGGGAGAGCAAGAAGTTCAAATCACAAACCTGTATGTGACAAATGCGAAGAAGATTCAGTTGGTAATATTACAG AGGTTTCTGATCAGAACTTTGTGGATGAAGACCATGGAGCAAAGTCAAGCCGCAAACCCACAGCAAAAAGGCCAAAAGCGGTTGCAGATGATACTTCCAGCAATGATCAA GTTGTGCCATCAAGAAAGTTCCATACAACAGATGTTTCGGTTGTTAATAATGCATCATCCGAAAGAGAAGAACAAAGACAAGGACGTAACGAATTGTTATCAGAGCAGCCTGAGGATTTCATTTTCCCCAAATCTGATCTTCATTACTTTTTAAGAGGAAGCTGA